A stretch of the Parus major isolate Abel chromosome 15, Parus_major1.1, whole genome shotgun sequence genome encodes the following:
- the TRIAP1 gene encoding TP53-regulated inhibitor of apoptosis 1 — translation MNSVGEACTELKREYDQCFNRWFAEKFLKGDSAGDPCGQLFKRYQLCVQKAIKEKDIPIEGLEFMGQSKGKTENSS, via the exons ATGAACAGCGTGGGCGAGGCGTGCACGGAGCTGAAGCGCGAGTACGACCAGTGCTTCAACCGCTGGTTCGCCGAGAAGTTCCTCAAGGGCGACAGCGCCGGCGACCCCTGCGGGCAGCTCTTCAAGCGCTACCAGCTCTGCGTGCAG aaagccATCAAGGAAAAGGACATACCTATCGAGGGCCTGGAGTTCATGGGCCAAAgtaaaggaaaaactgaaaactccTCTTGA
- the GATC gene encoding glutamyl-tRNA(Gln) amidotransferase subunit C, mitochondrial isoform X1 — MRALSVGWWLRAGRLPPHCGHRARAPPVPAPAPPPLARRASGNSRKAQEIPQGSHSNQRVPTSGLDLVPLKQKVSLEVLDHLEHLALVDFRDAEGVERLQKAIQFADQLHEVNTDGVEPMDSVLEDRCLYLREDDVTEGNCTKELLENAREKVEEYFVAPPGNIPLPKLEERETFLQGS, encoded by the exons ATGCGCGCGCTGTCCGTCGGGTGGTGGCTCCGCGCCGGGCGGCTCCCCCCGCACTGCGGGCACCGGGCACGGGCACCGCCGGtaccggcaccggcaccgccgCCCCTCGCCAGGCGGGCCAGCGGGAACAGCAGAAAAGCCCAGGAAATTCCCCAAGGAAGCCACAGCAATCAGCGGGTCCCGACCAGTGGCTTGGATTTGGTGCCCTTAAAG CAGAAGGTGTCGCTGGAAGTGCTGGACCACTTGGAGCACCTGGCCCTGGTGGATTTCAGGGATGCGGAGGGCGTGGAGCGGCTGCAGAAAGCGATCCAGTTTGCTGATCAGCTCCATGAAGTAAACACCGACGGCGTGGAACCGATGGATTCAGTGCTGGAGGACAG GTGTCTGTATCTCAGAGAAGATGATGTGACAGAAGGCAACTGCACtaaagagctgctggaaaatgcCAGAGAGAAAGTAGAGGAGTATTTTGTAGCTCCACCAG GTAACATCCCTTTACCAAAGCTGGAAGAACGAGAGACTTTTCTGCAGGGCTCTTAG
- the GATC gene encoding glutamyl-tRNA(Gln) amidotransferase subunit C, mitochondrial isoform X2 — translation MRALSVGWWLRAGRLPPHCGHRARAPPVPAPAPPPLARRASGNSRKAQEIPQGSHSNQRVPTSGLDLVPLKKVSLEVLDHLEHLALVDFRDAEGVERLQKAIQFADQLHEVNTDGVEPMDSVLEDRCLYLREDDVTEGNCTKELLENAREKVEEYFVAPPGNIPLPKLEERETFLQGS, via the exons ATGCGCGCGCTGTCCGTCGGGTGGTGGCTCCGCGCCGGGCGGCTCCCCCCGCACTGCGGGCACCGGGCACGGGCACCGCCGGtaccggcaccggcaccgccgCCCCTCGCCAGGCGGGCCAGCGGGAACAGCAGAAAAGCCCAGGAAATTCCCCAAGGAAGCCACAGCAATCAGCGGGTCCCGACCAGTGGCTTGGATTTGGTGCCCTTAAAG AAGGTGTCGCTGGAAGTGCTGGACCACTTGGAGCACCTGGCCCTGGTGGATTTCAGGGATGCGGAGGGCGTGGAGCGGCTGCAGAAAGCGATCCAGTTTGCTGATCAGCTCCATGAAGTAAACACCGACGGCGTGGAACCGATGGATTCAGTGCTGGAGGACAG GTGTCTGTATCTCAGAGAAGATGATGTGACAGAAGGCAACTGCACtaaagagctgctggaaaatgcCAGAGAGAAAGTAGAGGAGTATTTTGTAGCTCCACCAG GTAACATCCCTTTACCAAAGCTGGAAGAACGAGAGACTTTTCTGCAGGGCTCTTAG